Genomic window (Lampris incognitus isolate fLamInc1 unplaced genomic scaffold, fLamInc1.hap2 scaffold_455, whole genome shotgun sequence):
CAGCCTTCCAtctacagttcattcagagattGCTCACTGGGTCTAGAGACTTATTGTAAAGACCAGGAGCATGTGTAATGCTGTAAGTATTTGTAgtttgtaacaagatactttttgatgTATTTATACCCATCTCTGGTTGTGCTACAATAAGGGGCTTGCTTGACTCCCAGTTACTATTTAGTGTGGACAGTGATGCTCTTGGCTTCTTAGTATGTGCATACTAATGCTCATCAAACCACATAACCTAATTATTGCCTTCAAAATAAATTTGTTTTTAATTGAGTTGTTACAGATGGCAGAATTTAGACCTTATTTTCTTGGAAGTACCTTGGCTTTTATTTTCTGTAAAGATTAAGTCAGACCATACAGATCATATTTAGGAATTAGAAAAATGTATTTTGAATTACAAAAAGTAACAGTTGTGCTGTtgaagtgaaaaaaaaatcaaatacttCGTCAAAGTAGTGAACAAAAGAATATTAAGCTTTTTATTTTTAAGAATTTTCCCTTAATgaccactgttgtgatgcctgtcACTCAATGTGTTGtgcctcaaaaaaaaaatccttggcatTCACTGTCACTTTCCATTTATTTTGTGCCAAGAACGATAATTTCATTGTAttttacacatgacaataaagctgAACTTGAATTTGAACCATGGGCAATTTTCAGCAATATTTGGAATACTTCCACGTTATTCCAGCAGGTCTCAATTGCATTTATTAAGAAATACCCCAATATCCTCAGAGTTGATTCAGTGTCAAATGTTTAAAATGTAGTTATGTGTTCAGATAAGTCTTTACGTGCACATTACTGTTTTCCATCATAGGCACTACACGATATAGTGATGAGGAGTCCAGACTTAAAACTGCTCATACCATCTTACTGAGCTCTGTCCGGCATGTGTCTAGCCAGCCACAGATTCCCCTCTGCAGTGTTACTaactctacacccccccccccccccgtgatttAAGTTCCTTTCAAAACTTTAAAGTGTCTGATTATTATAAATACTCATAATGATATATACCATATCAACTTTTTTTTAAGTATGATTTTGATACTCTTTGATTGTGAGGCTTTATTTGTGCTACACAGCCAGAATGTCAACTTGACTTTATGATATATTTTGTCTCTATGTAAATATGTATAATTTCCCTTTACATGTGGTTGAAAGTGTATACCTAAAACATTGTCTTTCATTAAACATTTTGTTAGGGGGGTGGCCTGActcaggtagagcaggtcgtctagtgATTGGAGGgtggctggtttgatccccggcttcTCCAGAGATTGTGTcgaagtgtccctgagcaagacactgaacccctaactgctcctgatgagcaggttggcaccttgcatggtagcctccaccatcagtgtatgaatgtgtgtgtgaatgggtgaacgtgAGGCATATGTTCTAAAGCACTTTGAGTagccggtagactagaaaagtgctttataaatgcagtccatttaccattttacatGATTTCCCATTCCCATTATTCTTTCAGTTCTACGATTATACCTACAGCTAGTATAGAGAAGTCATTCctacaagttgaaccaggaagtagctcagcaatgtgacCGGCTATTGACAGAATTGGACATATTGGTCAATGGATTTCAGCCTGTGCTTTCATTTTCAATTCCAGATATGTGATTTAAATGATTGTGTTAAACTGGGGATGGTGCAATGTACTCAAGGACCATTCATTCTCACTTTCATATCCAAAAGAAGTCAGAAGTTACATTGGAATTGTTGGAACATGTCTGACGCTCAGGTTCAGTCGCCCTGTTAGACACTATTGCAAAGCTGTGTCTAGTGATGTTCCTGTGTCCAAGGTTTCCACAATGAAGCAGAAAATAAGACACAGGTtgcaaaaaaaaatagaataaccAATAACCCTCCAACAATTGTTGTGTCCCTCTAAATCTGACATACTGTTTTAGGCATGCAGAGGGAGTGGCCCCGTCGTGAGGCTCAGACCAAGATCGCAGTGAAGAAGGAGAGGCCCCTGGGGGAAAAGGTTCTGGCAGATGTCaggaagaaggtgaaacaaatggAGAAGATGCTGAAACCTGCTCTCGAGAACACCAGCCTCTCCAGCACCACCGCCAAAGAGGCAGAGGACACTGCGCATGCGGTGGCAAAGGTACATGTGTCTGTTTATATCTGTTTTCCACAGCAGGGCTAACCTCACTGCCCGTCAAGATTAGGAACTTTTTTTCAACTTCCTCTGACTTCCATGTGTTTGTGTACAGGAATCCAAGGCCACCCTGACCCAGGCTAAACTCACTAGGACTGCATCTTCCCAGCTGAGCTCCCACACAGACGTAGCTCTGAAACAATTGGCTATGCAGGAAAATCTAACTGCTAATGCTCACTCCAAACTCCCCTCGAAGGTAaaaattcagaatcagaatccgtattttggtcatgtaggtttacacacacatggaattttccggtttcgtggctctctcagtgtacttaacatagaataacaacactacaacacaacaatcttcagatatatacacaaggattaacTTGTTATTGACTTGGGGTGATTCAGCTATTCATATGATCAGACATAAAGAAGCCGTGTATGTTGATTTCCAGTCACTGTATCACAGCTTGATGAACATTAGTGAAAAACAATGTAACAGACTGCCTGTTCATTTTAAGCCTGAAGTTACCTTGTCAAGTGTGACGGAGGACATCAAAGCAGCCAAGCTGGAGATAGAAGTGTATTCTCTCACCCTGAATGAGCTCATCACTAAGATTGGTGAGTCTATTCAAACTCTCATTTAataatctttttttgttgttttttcccctctgCAGTATTTCATTCTAGTGTATTATAATTTTATATCTTTGAAATTCATAAAATGTTGATAGTCATGAAATAGAGATGTTCAATCATGGAAATAtttatctgatttttttttttagacccaTGGTAATATTTTAgcattaaaagacaaaatatcctAACATATACTTTGGCTTGAATGTAGGTGTGTTAGAATTATTAAAtacaggcatccaggtagcgtggcggtctattccgttgcctatcaacacggggctcgccggatcgaatccctgtgttacctccggcttggtcgggcgcccctacagacacaattggctgtgtctgcgggtgggaagccggatgtgggtttgtgtcctccTCAGgttgatcggggtgcctgtttggtgggagggggagctgggggggaatagcgtgatcctcccacgcgctacacccccctgacgaaactcttcactgttagatgaaaagaagcggctggcgactccacatgtattggaggaggcagacTAGGATGGCTAGGAAGAGGGGGCTGATTGGTCAAGCACAATgtgggagaaaaatgggaaaatTTGAAATAAAAATGATTAAATAGTATTAACTGATTTTGCACATTCAATAAAAAGTGTTGGACGATTTCTATCAGAGAATGGTGAGCATGCAGATCGGAGAACTGGATGACCATGCTCACCTGATcgttgccactgtattgtttataagggtgggggtacctgcatgagttgagactgaagaggtcactgagttgagtgatgaaacgtttctctcaataaacatgtccagatgaactgatccaactttctgtgtaTCTCTCAGTCCATTTGAGTGCTGATATGAGTCCAAATTTGAAAACCAACAATATCtttctctgctttttttttttcctcttgtgtCTATAAACCAGATAGAAAAGTACCACTGGAGCACTTTAACCGCGTCCTGAATGAGACAGCTCGGCGCCTCAGCATGCTCCGCGGGAGTGTGGAGAGCCCGGCGCTGGGCTGGAAGATCGAGAAGTTGCGCTCGGCGGCAAAGGAGCAGGAGAATCGAATGTTTCTCCTTGAAAAGGACTTACAGGAGatcagagacgagagagacagtcTGAAGGACATTAGCCTAACCCTGCCTCGCTCCTGCCCCCAGGCTACCGGGACAGGCAAAGGATAAGAAAAGATGTGGGGCTAAAGCCATTGGAAGAACAGCTCAGcatcacacagagaaagagagagttgtaTTAGTAACTGGGAAGATTCCAGCAGTAACATGGACATTGGGTATTATTTTCCAGCCCTCTAGAAAAGGCAGTGAGGTCCCCTCTAAATCTTTACAGTGTTGggcctctttctgtcttttgccCCAAGATGCATTTACCATTTATTTTTACACACAttgcgtacgcacacacacacgcacacacacacacatacacacacacacatacacacactcaacaaCTCTTATACTCTCCTCCCCACGAATTACTTCCTCTTCCTTCAcccactgtgatttttttttcattcatttcattcTCACCTCTCTTTTCTCCTACAACATGAGAAGTTTAATTAAACGGTGAATAACAACAAGCCATTCTGAACCGCCGGAGTGCTCTGTCAGGTTTAAAATAATGCTGGTTTTCCTCGGTAAGGGTAGAAGGTAGTCTGAGTGCTTCTCCAGACTGACACGTTCATTTACACTTGAGCTCTTTTTCATCAGCCCGCCTTAATTAACAATTAGTCCTTTTGGCCTCAGTGGGGTTCAGATCAGGCTTCAAAAGCACACAGCTTCTGTAAGAGACTCTCGATGTCCccgcttcttcttcctcccctttCATTTTGCTCTGccacactgtaaaaaataatcGGCTGGTTTAATTTAAAAAAGTAAGGCGACCTAATACAAGCCCTTTCCTGGGTAATCTCAGCTAGAGTGTGCAAAACTCAAATGATCAATGATCACCTCTCCATAAAATGGGGGCTACCTCcgatgagtgagtgtgtgcgcacacacacacacattcatcgaATTTGTCTGTCTTTAATGTGGCTCTTAGGTAGCCCCCATGttagcctgaagaggaaacaccgatggcagtctgacaggatgcagaagtgcggcaggctaagctaactgctagcccatgcagaccggcagttcctaaaac
Coding sequences:
- the LOC130133676 gene encoding laminin subunit gamma-3-like, with protein sequence HREIEVQIEAIARGAVRASNQTVILLMDLLQNNSTEGFIKNLTEQLAEMQQVKKILTIQVNESLTTQLALEEQSVESHITLTNITSSLRQLAVTIPRQTLDSNQTEDADLVNKTTDLALHVQTKEELISKIREEMEPLMQSATKNLERVDQIHELKAHAQEAMAMALSSVVTAKEVESEVISLHRELEGMQREWPRREAQTKIAVKKERPLGEKVLADVRKKVKQMEKMLKPALENTSLSSTTAKEAEDTAHAVAKESKATLTQAKLTRTASSQLSSHTDVALKQLAMQENLTANAHSKLPSKPEVTLSSVTEDIKAAKLEIEVYSLTLNELITKIDRKVPLEHFNRVLNETARRLSMLRGSVESPALGWKIEKLRSAAKEQENRMFLLEKDLQEIRDERDSLKDISLTLPRSCPQATGTGKG